In a single window of the Hoyosella subflava DQS3-9A1 genome:
- a CDS encoding PucR family transcriptional regulator gives MAITVRHLTQRPELGLTLVAGLDGADRVIAWAHAIELADPAPWLSGGELVMTTGLNIGETEEEQFQYVSSLAHAGTVALAVDTGTTFVSVPAGIRAAGDALGFPILAVPAETPFIAITRAVIDELTADQVRAVQRVVDLQEGLVRATLRGGIPSVVSALSRALSASVVLVDNDSRELAATGSDVARLTELTRSALIGQRNKKRQRMSRVREDADGVCTIQSVAAQQHYGYLSVYTAAQLNPHERLLTAHAVSLIAIELGKPAAVADAEQRLRHTVMHALVTAPTQVSDDVLRYFGFERTDRVGAVAFSEVGPMLAALSQTRRAVEAESVPYLMATMDSEVVLILPADMFTAAGPRLRNHISAQLEREISGGSGLAVPIADAAVSVRQAIAATRTGRIQPGRFVDCAQSSTFSLLLGSRSASELEALATAALGPLHAYDRDHRTALVDTLASYLENNGQTEVAAAALGVHRHTMRNRLQKITELIGRDPDSAPVRADLWIAIQASRMLSALDGG, from the coding sequence GTGGCGATCACTGTCCGCCATCTGACACAGCGGCCTGAGCTCGGGTTGACGCTGGTTGCTGGCCTTGACGGTGCTGATCGCGTGATCGCGTGGGCGCACGCGATCGAACTCGCAGACCCCGCACCGTGGCTGTCTGGCGGTGAACTCGTCATGACTACCGGGCTCAATATCGGGGAAACCGAAGAAGAACAGTTCCAGTATGTGTCGTCGCTAGCCCATGCGGGGACGGTCGCGCTGGCCGTCGATACCGGAACGACGTTCGTATCGGTGCCCGCAGGTATCCGTGCGGCGGGGGATGCGCTTGGGTTCCCCATCCTTGCCGTGCCGGCCGAAACGCCGTTCATCGCCATCACGCGGGCCGTTATCGACGAGTTGACCGCCGATCAAGTGCGGGCCGTGCAGCGTGTTGTTGATCTGCAAGAAGGTCTTGTACGCGCGACCTTGCGCGGCGGGATTCCGTCCGTGGTGTCGGCACTTTCGCGCGCACTCTCCGCATCAGTCGTGCTTGTGGACAACGACAGCCGGGAGCTCGCCGCAACCGGTTCGGACGTCGCGCGGCTCACCGAGCTGACTCGAAGCGCACTTATCGGCCAGAGAAACAAGAAGCGGCAACGGATGAGCCGGGTGCGGGAGGACGCCGATGGTGTCTGCACCATTCAGAGTGTCGCTGCGCAGCAACACTATGGATACCTCAGCGTGTACACCGCCGCGCAACTGAATCCACACGAGCGGCTGCTCACCGCGCACGCGGTGTCCCTGATCGCCATCGAGCTAGGAAAGCCCGCGGCGGTTGCGGACGCGGAACAGCGGCTGCGTCACACGGTGATGCATGCACTGGTGACCGCACCCACACAGGTGAGTGATGACGTACTGCGGTACTTCGGGTTCGAGCGCACTGACCGTGTTGGCGCGGTCGCGTTCAGTGAGGTGGGCCCGATGCTCGCGGCGCTCAGCCAAACTAGGCGGGCCGTTGAAGCGGAGTCGGTGCCCTACCTGATGGCCACCATGGATTCGGAGGTCGTCCTCATCCTGCCCGCGGACATGTTCACCGCAGCGGGACCACGTCTGCGGAATCACATCAGCGCCCAGCTTGAACGCGAAATCAGCGGGGGATCGGGGCTCGCGGTTCCCATCGCGGACGCGGCGGTGTCGGTTCGGCAAGCGATCGCCGCAACACGAACGGGGCGGATCCAGCCGGGCAGATTCGTCGATTGCGCGCAGTCCAGCACATTCAGTCTGCTGCTCGGCAGCCGTAGCGCCTCCGAACTCGAAGCGCTCGCCACCGCTGCGCTTGGCCCCCTGCACGCATACGACCGTGACCATCGGACGGCACTCGTCGACACGCTGGCGTCGTATCTGGAAAACAACGGGCAGACGGAAGTGGCAGCGGCCGCGCTCGGTGTCCATCGGCACACCATGCGCAACCGCCTCCAGAAGATCACGGAGCTGATTGGCCGCGACCCGGATTCCGCTCCTGTGCGCGCGGACTTGTGGATCGCGATTCAGGCCAGCCGGATGCTGTCAGCTCTTGACGGTGGGTGA
- a CDS encoding alpha/beta fold hydrolase → MEVVRAHGIDIAYVSAGHGPPLVFVHGAAGDHRDWAPQLRALADEFTVIAWDEPGAGQSGDVPDSFVLADYAHCLATVIATHAAGPACVVGLSWGGTLALELYRHHPDVVRRLVLADTYAGWKGSLSGEEVQARVAGVQSMLTDVGSPFDPTLPGLFAAGPPAEFTSLLADIARDVRPHSMAHALMLMADTDQRDILPTIAVPTLLIWGDNDARSPLEQVGRQFERAIPGATLAVIPRCGHVSNLECHSEFTRLVREFCGGAVPRPNRPDSPSCRS, encoded by the coding sequence ATGGAGGTTGTGCGTGCGCACGGCATCGACATCGCCTACGTGAGCGCGGGTCACGGTCCGCCGCTTGTTTTCGTCCATGGCGCTGCCGGTGACCACCGCGACTGGGCACCGCAACTCCGTGCGCTAGCCGATGAGTTCACCGTGATTGCCTGGGATGAACCGGGCGCTGGGCAATCCGGCGATGTGCCCGACAGCTTCGTGCTCGCTGACTATGCGCACTGCCTCGCCACCGTGATCGCGACGCACGCGGCCGGTCCAGCGTGTGTTGTCGGTCTGTCCTGGGGTGGCACGCTGGCGCTCGAACTGTACCGGCACCATCCGGACGTCGTCCGAAGACTCGTGCTCGCCGACACGTACGCGGGCTGGAAAGGTTCGCTCTCGGGGGAAGAAGTGCAGGCCCGCGTTGCCGGGGTGCAGTCGATGCTGACAGACGTTGGTAGCCCGTTCGATCCGACACTCCCCGGATTGTTTGCCGCCGGGCCTCCGGCTGAATTCACATCGCTTCTCGCGGACATCGCACGTGATGTCCGTCCGCACAGCATGGCCCACGCCCTGATGCTCATGGCTGATACAGATCAGCGCGACATTCTCCCCACCATCGCCGTACCCACGCTTCTCATCTGGGGCGACAACGATGCACGCTCACCACTCGAACAGGTCGGACGGCAATTCGAACGAGCGATTCCGGGGGCAACGCTTGCCGTCATCCCTCGATGTGGACACGTGAGCAACCTGGAATGCCACAGCGAGTTCACTCGGCTGGTGCGCGAATTCTGCGGTGGTGCGGTGCCGCGTCCCAACAGGCCCGATTCGCCGTCGTGTCGCTCGTAG
- a CDS encoding ATP-dependent DNA ligase has product MLLTQVLAVSRTVAATRSRREKVRALSELLAVADTHDVETVVAWLSGELSSGRIGVGWRTIEDTRTAAAATPTLTVAGVARILDEIAAESGPGSVARRRELLTELFAAATESEQRFIVQLISGDLRQGALEGVMTEAIAAAAHVPHDVVRRAFMVVGRLPVTAAVALRSGAPGLEALRMEVGTPVRPMLASPAKSLDDAMRELGPDVTVEYKFDGARIQVHRAGSEVRIFTRSLREITGSVPELVSAVRELRCSSVVLDGETLALRDDGRPRPFQETMSRFGADAGELLLQPFFFDCLHVDGQDLLDSSLEERLDALERVAPDNRIPAVIRPGETGAHALLADALDSGHEGVMVKSLTSPYAAGRRGSAWRKVKPVHTLDLIVLGAEWGYGRRTGYLSNLHLGARDPHGGPPIMLGKTFKGLTDALLEWQTTEFPRHERTRDEHTVYLHPALVVEIAVDGVQVSSRYPGEVTLRFARVVRYRPDKSVEEADTIDAVRAMLVR; this is encoded by the coding sequence GTGCTCCTGACTCAGGTCCTCGCCGTGTCGCGAACAGTTGCCGCGACGAGGTCCCGGCGCGAGAAAGTACGTGCGCTCAGTGAGCTGCTCGCCGTGGCAGACACTCACGACGTCGAAACCGTCGTCGCATGGCTCTCCGGGGAACTCTCCTCGGGGCGAATCGGCGTGGGCTGGCGCACGATCGAAGACACGCGTACCGCCGCGGCCGCCACACCGACCCTAACAGTCGCCGGCGTTGCCCGGATCCTTGATGAAATCGCTGCCGAGTCGGGGCCCGGTTCGGTGGCGCGCCGCCGCGAACTCCTCACTGAGTTATTCGCGGCGGCGACCGAGAGTGAGCAGCGATTCATTGTGCAGCTCATCTCGGGTGACCTTCGACAGGGTGCATTAGAAGGCGTCATGACGGAAGCGATCGCTGCCGCGGCGCACGTTCCCCACGACGTGGTCCGAAGGGCCTTCATGGTTGTCGGCCGGTTGCCCGTGACCGCTGCCGTAGCGCTGCGCAGTGGCGCACCTGGCCTCGAGGCGTTGCGCATGGAAGTGGGAACGCCGGTGCGTCCGATGCTGGCGTCGCCGGCTAAATCGCTCGACGATGCGATGCGGGAGCTTGGTCCAGATGTCACCGTCGAATACAAGTTCGACGGTGCGCGCATCCAGGTGCACCGGGCTGGAAGCGAGGTGCGGATCTTCACCCGCAGCTTGCGTGAGATCACTGGGTCCGTACCGGAGCTGGTGTCGGCCGTGCGTGAGTTACGGTGCAGCAGTGTTGTTCTCGATGGCGAAACTCTCGCGCTGAGAGACGACGGACGGCCACGGCCATTTCAGGAGACAATGAGCCGGTTTGGCGCCGACGCAGGGGAGTTGTTGCTGCAGCCGTTTTTCTTCGACTGTCTGCACGTAGACGGTCAGGACTTGCTCGATTCCAGCCTGGAAGAACGTCTTGATGCGCTGGAACGGGTAGCACCGGACAACCGAATCCCAGCGGTGATCCGGCCCGGCGAAACGGGTGCGCACGCGCTGCTTGCTGACGCGCTCGATAGCGGTCACGAAGGTGTGATGGTGAAATCGCTAACGTCGCCGTACGCTGCCGGTCGTCGCGGAAGCGCGTGGCGGAAAGTAAAGCCCGTGCACACTCTGGATCTGATCGTCCTTGGCGCCGAGTGGGGTTATGGCCGCAGGACCGGCTATCTCTCGAACCTGCACCTGGGTGCGCGCGATCCGCACGGCGGACCACCGATCATGCTGGGCAAGACATTCAAAGGTCTGACTGACGCGCTGCTCGAATGGCAGACCACCGAGTTCCCCCGCCACGAACGTACCCGCGACGAACACACTGTGTACCTGCATCCGGCGCTCGTTGTCGAGATCGCCGTCGACGGCGTGCAGGTAAGCAGCCGGTATCCCGGAGAGGTGACGCTGCGGTTTGCGCGAGTGGTGCGCTACCGGCCCGACAAGTCCGTGGAGGAGGCGGACACAATTGATGCGGTGCGGGCAATGCTCGTGCGCTGA
- a CDS encoding TetR/AcrR family transcriptional regulator — protein sequence MRAELMRQRQEARREALLDAGIELLGHPEGPAVTLRAVCSAAGLTQRYFYESFADRDAYVGAVFDHVASQAIGVILKAYTYAEGDLNSRAHAVIEAFTEMIVDHPAAGRVLVLAPFIEPALGRAGLARVPEFVDLVADGFDAYAEVDDRRTAAVAAIGALSSLYASYLDGTLTISRDKLVAGCVKSVLDAGRP from the coding sequence ATGCGAGCGGAACTGATGCGACAGCGTCAGGAGGCGCGACGTGAAGCGCTGCTCGACGCTGGCATCGAACTGCTCGGACACCCAGAGGGCCCCGCGGTGACGCTGCGTGCCGTGTGCAGTGCGGCAGGACTCACTCAGCGCTATTTCTACGAGTCCTTCGCAGACCGCGACGCCTATGTCGGAGCCGTGTTCGACCACGTCGCCAGCCAGGCGATCGGGGTCATCCTGAAGGCCTACACCTACGCTGAGGGCGATCTCAACTCGCGTGCCCACGCCGTGATCGAAGCATTTACCGAAATGATCGTCGACCACCCCGCCGCTGGGCGAGTGCTTGTGCTCGCCCCGTTCATTGAACCCGCACTCGGACGGGCAGGGCTTGCACGCGTCCCCGAATTTGTCGACCTGGTCGCCGACGGTTTCGATGCTTACGCGGAGGTGGACGACAGGCGGACTGCTGCGGTCGCGGCCATCGGCGCCCTATCGAGTCTCTACGCTTCGTACCTCGACGGCACTCTGACGATCAGCCGCGACAAACTCGTTGCGGGGTGCGTCAAATCCGTACTCGACGCGGGAAGGCCGTGA